The nucleotide window CAGAATCTGTGCGATGGTTTGATCTTTTCCCAAAACCACCGGCTCCAATCTGATATCTTTTCCAATGAAATGCTTGAACTCATCTGGCGAAATCTCCCCAAGTCCTTTGAATCGGGTGATTTCTGGATTTTTCCCTAATTCATTTAATGCTTTCAAACGTTCTGCATCGGAATAGCAATATCTTGTTTCTTTCTTATTTCTTACCCTGAATAAAGGCGTTTGTAAAATATAGAGATGTCCATTTTTAATCAAATCCGGGAAGAATTGCAGGAAAAATGTGATCATCAATAATCTGATGTGCATCCCATCCACATCGGCATCTGTAGCAATGATGACGTGATTGTATCTCAAATCCTCCAAGCTTTCTTCAATGTTGAGCGCGGCTTGCAAAAGATTGAATTCCTCATTCTCGTAAACGACTTTTTTCGTCAACCCGTAACAGTTCAAAGGTTTTCCTTTCAATGAGAAGACAGCCTGTGTTTCCACATCTCTGGACTTTGTGATAGAGCCGGAAGCCGAATCTCCCTCGGTAATGAAAATCATTGTTTCAGATTTCCGTGTTGCTTTTTGATCGTTATAATGATGGCGGCAATCTCTCAGTTTTTTGTTGTGAAGAGAAACCTTTTTAGCTCTCTCTCTTGCTAATTTCTGAATTCCGGAAAGTTCTTTTCTTTCTCTCTCCGAGATCATAATTTTTCTCAGAATTGCTTCCGCCGTTTCGGGATTTCTGTGAAGATAATTGTCCAGTTTGTTTTTAAGCGAATCTATGATGAAGGTTCGAACCGTCATTCCGCCGGGTTCGATCTCATTTGAACCTAATTTTGTTTTGGTTTGAGATTCGAAAACAGGTTCGATAACTTTTATAGAAACTGCTGCAATGATTGACTTTCGAATATCTGCCGCTTCAAAACTTTTATTATAAAATTCACGAATAGTCTTTACAAAGGCTTCACGAAATGCATTGAGGTGTGTTCCACCTTGCGTCGTATTTTGTCCATTAACGAAAGAAAAATAAGTCTCAGTTTGAGATTTGTCGGAATGCGTAATTGCAACTTCGATGTCTTCTTCCTTCAAGTGGATGATCGGATAAAGAATCTCGCTTTCCAACTCCTCTTCCAAAAGATCTTTCAATCCATTTTCGGAATAGAATTTTTCACCATTGAAGAGAATCGTCAAACCAGGATTCAGATAAGCGTAATTACGAAGCATTCTTTCAACGTATTCTTTGCGGAATTTGAAATTGATGAAAATTTCCTCATCTGGAACGAAGCTAATCTCGGTTCCATTTCTGTCGGATGAATCGGCTTCGGGATAATCGATCTTGATAATACCTTTAGAGAATTCCGCCATTTTCACGCGGTTTTCCCTTACAGATTTCACGCGGAAAAATCCTGACAATGCATTCACCGCTTTCGTACCAACACCATTCAGACCAACTGATTTCTTAAAAGCTTTGCTGTCATATTTTCCACCGGTATTCATTTTGGATACGGCGTCCACCACTTTCCCCAAAGGAATTCCACGACCATAATCGCGAATGGTAACCTTGCCTTCATCCACTTTGATCTCGATGCGTTTTCCGGCTTTCATCACGAACTCATCGATGGAGTTGTCTATGATCTCTTTGAGGAGAATGTAGATCCCGTCGTCCGCAGAAGAACCGTCACCCAGTTTTCCAATGTACATCCCAGGACGTAGCCTGATATGCTCTTGCCAATCGAGGGTTCTGATATTATCTTCGGAATAGTTTACAGGATTGATTTCGCTCATATATTTTGATTTCTAAAAACGTTGAAACCGTAAAAGAATCGGTAACTCACAAATTTAACGAAATGAAATTTAATTTGAAAGTTTTGAGAAATTAATTTTAATAGGCATCTGATTTTTTTCAACAAAAAAGCCAGACGATGATCTGACTTTCATTTTTCATTAATAAAATTTTTGAAATTACTTCTTAATTACTTTCTTTGAAATAATTTCCGAACCAGAATGAACATTAAGAATATATTGACCTGCAGGCAATCTTCTAATATCCGCTTCAGTGGATTGAGTTTCCAAAACCATTTTACCGGAAACATCATACAACCTGATTTTCTGAATATTATCTACACCTTTTATTTTAATAAAATCAGAACTTGGATTTGGATAAACCTGAAGATTAGATTTGTCAAAATCTGAAACCGCCAACGTTTCTGTTTCCAAAACCTGAATGTTATCGATGATCAAAACCAAAAGATCAGTACAGTCATAATGCCTGAAAACCACTTGAACATCTTGACCTGCAAACTCGGAAATATCTACAGTCACGTGCTTGGCCTCGTCCATATATCCTGCATCCAAAGTCTCTTCAAAAACTGCAGTTTCTGTTCCTGTAAAAGTAGAATTGGCTGGAATCACATAAACAGCGTAATGCTCTTGAAAAACAGCATCATCAAAAGCACCAACATCAAATTTCAAATTTAATTTTTTTCCAGAATTGTTAGGCAAAGTAATGACTGGACTTGTCAAAGTATTATCCGGCGTGAAAGCTTCAAAATACCAAGACCAAGAAGTTGCATAATATCCCGTGAAAGCATCGACGGAACTATTATCAAACTCCCATTTTTGACTATCGCCATCGCGATCTGTATTGATCCAGGAATTTCTTCCCATCTCCGTTTCAAAATCTTCACTGAAAATAACTGTTTGCGCTGATGTAGTTAAACTCGCCATTAATAAAGAAGAAAGTAGTAATTTTTTAAGCATAATCTTTTATTTTAAATTTTTCTAAAATTAAACAAAAAACGCTTCCATTACTGAAAGCGTCCTTATATTATTTTGAAATGTCTTTATTAAACATTAAATCTGAAATGCATAATATCACCGTCCTGAACAACGTATTCTTTACCTTCAACCGATAATTTTCCAGCTTCTTTCACTTTAGCTTCGGAACCGTAATTCATATAATCGTTGTACTTGATCACTTCTGCGCGGATAAATCCTTTTTCGAAATCTGTGTGAATTACACCAGCTGCTTGAGGCGCCGTCCAACCCTGACCAATTGTCCAAGCTCTAACTTCTTTGACACCAGCTGTGAAATAAGTCTGCAATTTCAAAAGATCGTAAGCTTTTCTGATCAATCTGTTCACGCCCGGCTCTTCCAAGCCAAGTTCTTCCAAAAACATTTGTCTCTCTTCAAAAGTCTCCAATTCATTGATGTCAGCTTCGATTTGCGCTGCCAAAACAACAACTTCTGAGTTTTCGGATGCGGCCATCGCTTCGATTTTTGCAATCCATTCGTTTCCGTTTTTGATGGAATTTTCGTCCACGTTACAAACGTACAAAACAGGTTTTTTGGTCAGCAACTGCACATCTTCGATCACTGTTTTTGTGAAGTCATCGAAAGGAAATTCTCTCGCATTTTTCCCATCTTCCACAAATTTTTGAAGATTTAGCAAAGTCTCATAAGTCAAGACATCTTCTTTTTTTCCTGATTTGATGAACTTCTTGGCTTTGTCAACAGCTTTTCCAAGTGTTTCCAAATCTTTCAGCTGAAGTTCGATATCAATAATTTCTTTATCTCTGATTGGATCTACAGAACCTTCCACGTGGATGATGTTTCCGTTGTCAAAACATCTTAGAACGTGAATAATTGCTTCACACTCGCGGATATTCGCCAAAAATTGATTACCCAATCCTTCGCCTTTGCTCGCACCTTTCACCAATCCAGCAATGTCCACAATTTCTACAACCGCAGGCAACACGCGCTCTGGATTTACGATTTTCTCCAGCTCAAAAAGTCTGGTGTCTGGAACGGAAACAGTTCCAAGATTCGGTTCTATGGTACAGAACGGATAGTTTGCAGATTGTGCTTTTGCGTTGCTAAGACAATTAAAAAGGGTTGATTTTCCTACATTCGGAAGACCTACGATTCCACATTTCATAATTCTTTGTTTATGGTTTAATGTTCAAGGTTTAAACTTTGAATTTTAAACCTTGAACATTGAATTTTAAGTTTGCAAATATACTGATTTTTGCGTTTGAATTTTCTACTTTTACAATCTTAATTAAGATCAGGAAACGAATCCAAAATGGCCAGAAAAAAACGCGAATATCAATCTTCAGAACTTGTGAATTCCTTTGCGAGAATCTATGGTTTTGAGGATAAATTGAAAGCTTTTGAGATCAAGGATTTTCTGGAGGATTATCTTTCTAATGATCTTTATGCCGAAATCGTGAGCGTGAATCTAAAAGAACAAATCTTGATCATCAGAATAAAATCGCCGCTTTTGAAGAACGATTTCCGATTGAGAAAAACTTTTTTCCTTAAAAAATTCCGGGAGGTCTTGAAAGATGAAAATTTGATTAATGATCTCCTGATCCTGTAGTAATTTCGTCTATCATTCGCTTGCTTCCCGCATCAAGCCTTGACTTTAATGGAAAGAAAAAACGGAATGGATTTCTTATAAAATATCTGAAAATTTCGCTGAAAATTTCTCGTGCCTCCTTCATCTCTACTTTTCTGGAACGGAATGCCAATAACATCGACAGTCCAAAACTAACAGCAAAATTGAAGAATCCGATGACAAAAACAGTAATGAACGAAATCCAAAAAGCGTAGGACGAGATCACAAAATCTTTTCCATAAAGCCCTAAAGCAAAGTTACCAGCAGCGAACGTAATGTGACGGATATCGAGATCTAATCCTAAGAAAAGGCCAATCGGCGCAGTTGCCCCAAGAAATACCCCGAACCAGAAATTGGAAACAATTCCCGCCCAATTTTTAGAATAGTACATTGATAATCTTTTTGCGATGCTTTGACCGAAAAAATAATTTATGAATGGATTTTTTGCGATCCTTTTAGGAATCTGGAAAAACACAGCATTATTACTAATATTTCCGGAAATAACGCCTGAAATAAAAAGAAAAACACCGGCAATACAAGCGTGCAAAATAGCTTTGGACTGAAACGGATCCAAATCGTAAAGCAATTTATTAGACTTATCAAAAGCAAAATTTTGTTTGAAAAGAATTTCCAGTCCATAGATGATGATCAATGACACCGGAAACGAAAGCAAAACATTCCCCACAAATGCAATAAACTGAGACCTGAACAGCTGAGAAACAACGTGCGCAAACTCTATGTAGGTGTTTCTGCTATTTCCGTCGGATAGTACTTTTGCCATTGTCGCAGCTGTCATTGCGGGCTGCTTGGTGGCCAACGTAAAATTCATCAGGTAAATCATCACAAAACCCATTGCATAATTCATTGAAAACAAAAATGCATGCGCAAAATCACTGGCTGGAATGTAACTGTAAAGCATTTTCAGAACACAAAGTGCTCCAACGATAACACCACCGCCAGACGCTTTCCAAAACATCTTCATATAAGCTTTGAGCGTGGAAGTGATGTAATGTGTTCCTGTCTCCGCAGTATGATTGGTAATCAGGTGCGACATCAGTCTTGTGCTGTCAGACACGAGATCGCGGAGATTATTCTTGTGAGATTTATACTGTAAAATATTAAAAAACAACTGCTTTGAATTGATCAAATAATCACGGTCGTCATCGATCACAAACAATTTTATAATGTCAGACATCCTGTTCAGCTGTTGTCTGATCTTCAGTAACGACTGATTGGTCTTGCTGGAAATTCCGTACTTGGAGGAATTTTTGAATGCGATGTTCACGAACTCCAAGCACTGTTCCATATAGATCTTGGTCTGTTTGTAAACCTCATCTGTTGAAGTGAATTTGAAATCCGGATTTTGATTGAAGTCAGCATTGATGATGTCCAGTTCATTTTGTAAGGCCAAAAAAGGATTGTCAAAATTACGGTACTCTGGCGCCATCTTCACCACATCTACGTCCAGTGCATTTCCGATAACGCGCCAGGCCAAGATATTGAGAGAAAATAAAAGTTCTTTTTTAACGTGTGGATTGCTGATAAATTTATCAATCTTCAACAATTGAAAAAGTTCATCCAACTTATCTTCCGGCGAATTTTGGAAAAACTGAAGATCTTTCTTCGGCGTTACCAAAACATTGTCCACCAAGTACCAAATAGTGTTTTCGTTTTCAATTGGCGGTAAGACTTTATTGAGAATTCTTTTTTTAAACTCAGGGTAGAAAGCATTTTCTGATAAGATATCAGCTTCCGTCAGTGATAAATTGAATGGCTTATCCTGAAAAATATTATGAATGTAAAAAGTAAGATTATCCTTTATCGTAACATTATCTTTGAGATACGCTGTAAAAACGCCTAGCTCTTCCCGCTTGAGGCTTGTGATAATTTCGGATAAAGGCTGTAAAGACAAAGTCTCATTTCTCTCGCTGAAATAATTCTTTAAAATAGTACTGAAACTGTCTTTTCTAATTAATCTAATTGGCATCTTAGCACAAAAGTAATCATTTCAGAACAATGTTATTCATCTGTCTCATGATCCAGTTGTGTTTTTTGCTGAGATAAGCACTTGGATTTTTAGGATCGTACTTCTTAGGATTCGGCAACACGGCAGCAATCCAGGCCGCCTCACTTTTTGTGAGATCTTTCGCAGGTTTGTTGTAATAATATTGAGCCGCCGCTTCTATCCCAAAAACGCCCTGACCCATTTCGATCACATTTAGGTATCTTTCCAAGATGATGTCTTTCCCCCAAATTTTTTCAATAATAAAGGTATAGATCGCTTCCAGACCTTTTCTAAGCCAGCTTCTCCCCTGCCAAAGAAAAACATTTTTGGCTGTCTGCTGGGAAACCGTACTGCCACCTCTTACGACTTTTCCTTTTTTATCGTTCTTTTTCATTGCTTTTTCGATGGCTTTGTAATCAAAACCATTATGATTGAAAAACGCTTGATCTTCCGAAGCTAAAACTGCTTTTTTAATATTACTCCCCATATCATCAGAGGAAATGTAATCACGGTGCAATTTCCCATACTTGAAGACACTTCCCAACTGCGTCCAAGTAATAGGTGGATTGAAAAAGATTCCGAAAATAACAAAGAGAATATTAACTATAATGACAATAAAAATCAGTCTTTTGATAAACTTCCACATACTGCAACAAATTTTCAGCGAAAATAAAACAAAAAAATATTTTTTATAGCAAAATTGACCTTTAAGAATTTGTGAAATATTAGATAATAAGAAATGATCAGAAAGCCGATCCTAATATATCGCAAAGAAGTAATGTAATGATTACAATGAGCAACAGAACAAAATCATCGAAACTAAATTCGTTGGACTCCACAATTACTCTCTGTCTCTGGTTTTGTCTATGCCTCTTTTCGAATTCCTGTCTTTTTTCAGAATTTAATTTATCAGCATATTTACTATCATCCATCGCCTAATTAGAAGTAATTTATTATAATCTTTAATCGTTTTTTTTCGAGGATGCAAATATTAAATAAAAATATTAATAATGAAATACATTTTGATAAAATACACTAAAAATTAACAAATAACTACAGATAGCTACTAACAATTAAATTAAAATTACAAAATAATTAATACAAAACTAAAAGGTAATATATTATAGTAGAATAAATTTGAAGTATCGCTTACAAGAAAAACGACTAAGACCAATAAAATTTTATGTGACCTCGACAGGATTCAAACCTGCAACCTTTTAAAAACAAAAAACCTCACAATAAAAATTGTGAGGTTTTTGTGAGCGCGTCAGGATTCGAACCTGAGACCGTCTGCTTAGAAGGCAGATGCTCTATCCAGCTGAGCTACGCACCCATTTGTGATTTTTTCGAAAATCACTAAAAATTGTCGGGGCGGCAGGATTCGAACCTGCGACCTCCTGGTCCCAAACCAGGCGCGATGACCGGACTACGCTACGCCCCGAAAATTAAAAATATTTAATATCATCTAGCGAAATAAATATCTAGCTTTGCGATATAAAAAAAAGAGACCAAGAATGATCTCTCTTTTGTGAGCGCGTCAGGATTCGAACCTGAGACCGTCTGCTTAGAAGGCAGATGCTCTATCCAGCTGAGCTACGCACCCATTTGTAATTTTTTCGAAAATTACTAAAAATGTCGGGGCGGCAGGATTCGAACCTGCGACCTCCTGGTCCCAAACCAGGCGCGATGACCGGACTACGCTACGCCCCGATAAGTCATCTTTTTTAGCTGCGGAGAGTAAGGGATTCGAACCCTTGGAACCGTTTCCAGTTCGCTTGTTTAGCAAACAAGTCCTTTCGGCCTCTCAGGCAACTCTCCTTGCAGTTTCAGTGATATATTCTATCCCGTTATTGCGAGTGCAAATATAGAAGACTTTTGCGTAACTACCAAAAAATTTTATTTATTTTTTTTCTTATTTTTGACTCATTAAATATAACCAAAAACAGACACGAATGCGTAATTCATTATATCTCATAACATTAGGATCATTAATCATTTCCTGCGGATCCCAACAAAAAACTGTAAAAAGTAAAACTCCTGTAAAATCTACCACGCCAGTTGCAGTTGTTTCTATAAAAAAACCAGAAATCAAACAGGACGAAGGCGACTATTACAAAGTCAATATTGCGGATATAACGAAAAATGACAACACGATAAGTTATGGTTCTATAGTAAGCGCCAATCCGGCAGGATATAAAGTGACCAAAACATATTTTCCTTCTGTCGGGCAGAATTTCCGCCAACGTTATGTGATTTTACATTATACAGTATTAAATGATGAAAAATCAATCTCAACTCTTACACAACAGGCGGTAAGCGCTCATTACCTTGTGAATACATTGCCAGATAAAGAAATCTATCAATTGGTGGACGAAAATAAGCGCTCTTACCACGCTGGAATTAGTTTTTGGAGAAAGGACCAACAATTAAATGACACTTCCATAGGAATCGAGATCGTGAATATGGGTTACACCGTAGATTCGACAGGTCTGAGAGTTTTCACGCCGTATCCAGAGGAGCAAATCAAGAAAGTAGCCGCTTTGGTGAAGGACCTTATCGTTAGATACAACATTCAACCAACCAATGTTCTCGCCCATTCCGACATTGCGCCAACCAGAAAACAAGACCCAGGTCCACTTTTCCCTTGGAAGAGACTTTACGACGAGTATCAAATCGGGATGTGGTACGACGAAACTGCGAAACAGACTTTCCTCAATCAAATCCTAACGACGAACGAAATCACATTACAATACAATAATCCTGAATTTGTTTCCAGAGTTCAGCAACAGCTGGCTCAGTTTGGTTACGCATTGAGTGTGAATGGCGTTTGGGACAAAGCTACTAAGCAAA belongs to Chryseobacterium sp. KACC 21268 and includes:
- a CDS encoding DNA topoisomerase IV subunit B, producing MSEINPVNYSEDNIRTLDWQEHIRLRPGMYIGKLGDGSSADDGIYILLKEIIDNSIDEFVMKAGKRIEIKVDEGKVTIRDYGRGIPLGKVVDAVSKMNTGGKYDSKAFKKSVGLNGVGTKAVNALSGFFRVKSVRENRVKMAEFSKGIIKIDYPEADSSDRNGTEISFVPDEEIFINFKFRKEYVERMLRNYAYLNPGLTILFNGEKFYSENGLKDLLEEELESEILYPIIHLKEEDIEVAITHSDKSQTETYFSFVNGQNTTQGGTHLNAFREAFVKTIREFYNKSFEAADIRKSIIAAVSIKVIEPVFESQTKTKLGSNEIEPGGMTVRTFIIDSLKNKLDNYLHRNPETAEAILRKIMISERERKELSGIQKLARERAKKVSLHNKKLRDCRHHYNDQKATRKSETMIFITEGDSASGSITKSRDVETQAVFSLKGKPLNCYGLTKKVVYENEEFNLLQAALNIEESLEDLRYNHVIIATDADVDGMHIRLLMITFFLQFFPDLIKNGHLYILQTPLFRVRNKKETRYCYSDAERLKALNELGKNPEITRFKGLGEISPDEFKHFIGKDIRLEPVVLGKDQTIAQILEFYMGKNTPDRQLFILDNLVVEEGDIDKKENLETV
- a CDS encoding choice-of-anchor J domain-containing protein is translated as MLKKLLLSSLLMASLTTSAQTVIFSEDFETEMGRNSWINTDRDGDSQKWEFDNSSVDAFTGYYATSWSWYFEAFTPDNTLTSPVITLPNNSGKKLNLKFDVGAFDDAVFQEHYAVYVIPANSTFTGTETAVFEETLDAGYMDEAKHVTVDISEFAGQDVQVVFRHYDCTDLLVLIIDNIQVLETETLAVSDFDKSNLQVYPNPSSDFIKIKGVDNIQKIRLYDVSGKMVLETQSTEADIRRLPAGQYILNVHSGSEIISKKVIKK
- the ychF gene encoding redox-regulated ATPase YchF, with protein sequence MKCGIVGLPNVGKSTLFNCLSNAKAQSANYPFCTIEPNLGTVSVPDTRLFELEKIVNPERVLPAVVEIVDIAGLVKGASKGEGLGNQFLANIRECEAIIHVLRCFDNGNIIHVEGSVDPIRDKEIIDIELQLKDLETLGKAVDKAKKFIKSGKKEDVLTYETLLNLQKFVEDGKNAREFPFDDFTKTVIEDVQLLTKKPVLYVCNVDENSIKNGNEWIAKIEAMAASENSEVVVLAAQIEADINELETFEERQMFLEELGLEEPGVNRLIRKAYDLLKLQTYFTAGVKEVRAWTIGQGWTAPQAAGVIHTDFEKGFIRAEVIKYNDYMNYGSEAKVKEAGKLSVEGKEYVVQDGDIMHFRFNV
- a CDS encoding recombinase encodes the protein MPIRLIRKDSFSTILKNYFSERNETLSLQPLSEIITSLKREELGVFTAYLKDNVTIKDNLTFYIHNIFQDKPFNLSLTEADILSENAFYPEFKKRILNKVLPPIENENTIWYLVDNVLVTPKKDLQFFQNSPEDKLDELFQLLKIDKFISNPHVKKELLFSLNILAWRVIGNALDVDVVKMAPEYRNFDNPFLALQNELDIINADFNQNPDFKFTSTDEVYKQTKIYMEQCLEFVNIAFKNSSKYGISSKTNQSLLKIRQQLNRMSDIIKLFVIDDDRDYLINSKQLFFNILQYKSHKNNLRDLVSDSTRLMSHLITNHTAETGTHYITSTLKAYMKMFWKASGGGVIVGALCVLKMLYSYIPASDFAHAFLFSMNYAMGFVMIYLMNFTLATKQPAMTAATMAKVLSDGNSRNTYIEFAHVVSQLFRSQFIAFVGNVLLSFPVSLIIIYGLEILFKQNFAFDKSNKLLYDLDPFQSKAILHACIAGVFLFISGVISGNISNNAVFFQIPKRIAKNPFINYFFGQSIAKRLSMYYSKNWAGIVSNFWFGVFLGATAPIGLFLGLDLDIRHITFAAGNFALGLYGKDFVISSYAFWISFITVFVIGFFNFAVSFGLSMLLAFRSRKVEMKEAREIFSEIFRYFIRNPFRFFFPLKSRLDAGSKRMIDEITTGSGDH
- the mtgA gene encoding monofunctional biosynthetic peptidoglycan transglycosylase is translated as MWKFIKRLIFIVIIVNILFVIFGIFFNPPITWTQLGSVFKYGKLHRDYISSDDMGSNIKKAVLASEDQAFFNHNGFDYKAIEKAMKKNDKKGKVVRGGSTVSQQTAKNVFLWQGRSWLRKGLEAIYTFIIEKIWGKDIILERYLNVIEMGQGVFGIEAAAQYYYNKPAKDLTKSEAAWIAAVLPNPKKYDPKNPSAYLSKKHNWIMRQMNNIVLK
- a CDS encoding N-acetylmuramoyl-L-alanine amidase, whose translation is MRNSLYLITLGSLIISCGSQQKTVKSKTPVKSTTPVAVVSIKKPEIKQDEGDYYKVNIADITKNDNTISYGSIVSANPAGYKVTKTYFPSVGQNFRQRYVILHYTVLNDEKSISTLTQQAVSAHYLVNTLPDKEIYQLVDENKRSYHAGISFWRKDQQLNDTSIGIEIVNMGYTVDSTGLRVFTPYPEEQIKKVAALVKDLIVRYNIQPTNVLAHSDIAPTRKQDPGPLFPWKRLYDEYQIGMWYDETAKQTFLNQILTTNEITLQYNNPEFVSRVQQQLAQFGYALSVNGVWDKATKQTIEAFQFHFRPMNYSGIMDAETLAILQALIQKYPQK